The sequence below is a genomic window from Salminus brasiliensis chromosome 6, fSalBra1.hap2, whole genome shotgun sequence.
GCTTCCCGGAGCACTAGCTGATAGCTTTCATCATCTAACGCACCTATCACTGCACAACAACCGGCTCACCAAGCTGGACCGCAGTCACCTGGAAGCCCTTGGAAACATGGAGGTGGTGCACCTGAGAGGGAACCCGTGGAAGTGCGACTGTCAGATGATAGGACTCAAGCTATGGTTGGAGACATTTACTTTTAAAGGTAGGAAACAGAGTAAAGAATATTATTTGCAGGTATATGCAGGTATATAACCAGTATATGCTTTTGATACTTTGATGCTGCCTCCtggatatacactatatggacactaggacacctgctcattcattgttttcttcAAGAGTTATTTTAAGAAGTATGTGAGTACTTAAAAACACCATTGTGTGCTCAAAGCCTGTGTTTGGGCCAGCCTTTCTAATAATACTAATCATAAATGTTTGCCTGTAGAAGGGGTCTTGCTTCAGTTCAATGTTCAATGTGCCCAATGTGATTCCATTACTATTCCACTGTAATCCTGCAAGGAAGATTACCTAACATGACTGTAAAATTTGAGCCACTCAGTTAGATATGACATGTCTACATGAATATCTGTAAAACGCTTCCAGAGACCAACAATGAATTCATCCTGTTGTAGAACGTGTGTAGCCAGTTAACAAGCACCATGatcagtcaaacacacacacacacacggattcATCTAAAttaatacaacaacaacaacagaacaaACAGGCCCTCGTCTTTTCCTGTGTCCCCCTGAGGCACATTTCTGATCAGAGCAGATAGGAGCAAATTAGCCTACCCAATGTATCACCACAAATGATCTTCAAGCACACCACTGCAGTGGGCACTCAAGCGATTGAATACAAGGCTAGCAGAAACACTCCTTTGTCAGTGCAGGATGCTAACACAAATGTGGGAGGATGTTGCTGTCCATTTAGCATCAAAAAACAAGTCCCAAATAAAGTGTATGACAAACAAGCAATTTTAGTCATACTGCTTGCTCTTAGATCTAAAGTAGCAGAAGAGTTAAACAATGTGTCAGCTTGAGACTAGAAATAAGAAAATCTTTTGATTTGGGTACTTGAATTACTGTCTGATATACAATAAAAGTTGTTTTGATGGTAATTGCTTTATGGCATTGTATTTAAATTAAAGAGACCCAAGCATTGATCATGCTGATGCATAAATATAGATCCACATAGATTCACACCTGGACACTGCatgtgtcttgagtatcaggattatatttggataaggccaagccacataaaaatgcaagtgtaaaagCATCCAAGacgcatttaaaccagatacaaatcccattACTCACATTACTTCAGGACGTGGTCTGAGCCACATTTGAGCCACACATTATAGCAGTATTAACACACCTGTCTCTTCAAGACACACTTATCAAACCAAcacacctcccagtacaactgaaacacaaGTAAATAGTGCTCGACAAACTTGCAtgagtgaatttgcatattccgtcccacacagcaatcagtctgactaaccagagacgtAATCACTACACATTAGCAACGTAGCACAAatatcacagctctcatgtttACAGAACAGGGATGTCAATAGAAGGCAGGCATGCTTGATTTTGGCAAGCTGTGAAATTCAGAATGCTAAATTCTTTCAGTTCATAGACTGGTCAGCTTCAAATGAGTGATAGCCAGGGTGACAGTGAGTCAAAGAAGAGTGGTATGCACTGCTTGTCAGatgcacacatgctcacacacacaagcacaacaAATGTGTGATGTAATGTAGAATTGTtcaaaaagtgagagagaccaAGTGGATTAAAGCAGTAAAATATGATCTCTAATTACAAAGGCAGTTTCtaattactgttattacaaataaacagtaatgtgACTATTATCTTTACCAAATGAGTAACGAGAAAGGTATGGAACAGCTGTTTCCATTCCATTCTCTCACGTACACACAAATGCAGTCGTGGTGCAAATACAATGTGGTGCGGGTGGCTTATCAGAACTAAAATAGCACTCGGTAACCTTGGCCTCTGAAAGATTTTGCATTAAAAGAGATTAGGACATCAGTGGCTGTATTGGCTGCAAGTATTTatgattgtatttattttaagcaTATGCAACTGATCACACTAGGTGCATTTTCTTACTATATTTatatcacagcagtgttcagtTACATGCTACTCTTATGGTGAAAattaacaacacacaaaaaTCCTGTAGATTTTTGTCCCCCAAActacaaacatttacattttagggcatttggctgatgctcttaccCCGGTAAGCATATGTAGTGTTGGAAGccttgcccaagtactcttattggtgtagtgtgtgctTAACTGGCTAGGGAATCAAACCATAGTCTGTCCCAAGGATAatccactatgctacaccaaccaccaatGATCAATATGTTAAAGGTACATTTACACTGCTGGTAGTGGTTTTAAAGGTCCAACTGAGTACCTCAAGTTTCAAGGTACACTTCACTGACGTTGTATATTAGTTGTAAATAGTATTAAATACGTTTTAATTTAGAACACACTGCATAGCTCATTAAACAGCAGTACACCTGAAtttaacctccacatttaacccatcaaTGGCATGGAATTTGCAGTAAACAGACACATTCACACAAGTGAAAAGGGACAGGAAGcaaacacacccagagtggtgggctcCCACCTCAGTCCCGGGGAGCAGTTGAGGGTCAcatgccttgctcaagggtacCTCTGCTGTGAAtgttaagggggaaaaaaacctttctggtcccaagccctcttctctaacctttaggccatggGTGTCCCCACGACACAATAACACATGCCTGATTTACCAGGCAGGGATTAAAGCGAGTCTTGGGCTATAGAGCATACtgaacattgtaaaaaaaagtaaataaaagtaaaatcacctaaaaaaaagttaattatgTTCCCAATATGAGTAACAATATCTACAAATGTACCCTGGAAAGTAAATATATCAGGGAAATGTAATGCAGTTTATCTGCACTTTATACAGGACTAGTTCTCATTTTAGtaaatattcaaaatattaagattaaataaaaaaatattcattttatcTTTTCATTGTTAATGTAATCAATATTATTGTCTCAGTCTATTTTGTAATACTttaattttcattatttattgctGTTGTGCATGCTGTTGTGAACATCCATCACCTGCCAGCATGTTATGCTGCTTCCTGTATGGCAAGTGATCTAAACATAGAACTTATTATTACTCTAATCAACAttatttcataatttttatGTTTAGTGTTTCAATTTGGACAAAAGTCCATTTCAGTACATCTAATCAATATTTTCAAATACCCTTTGGCCTTGCAACAGTTATATAAGTTGTATATGTACAAGGCCTCTGCAATGGTTGCGTAACAGGGAAAAATGGTAATCGGGCAATGAAGACCCAGTAACTCTATAGCTGTGTTAACATTCTAACCGCGTCTTCCCAGAATGCTTGTGCGATACACGCTGCTGTTTTTAATGCCGTTGACCTGATTGCAAAGTTCAGGCTCTTTGGAGCACAGCTTCTGCACTTTGGGCAGCTTGCAGTTTGAAATTCAAATGAAGCTAATCTGAATACATGCACACTGATCAGGTGTACTGGGCAAACAAATGCAGTAAAGTTTCAGTGAGATGAGACCAACGGGGGAGAGACAGAAAACATGACTAAGAAAGGATGACTAACTACCGTGGGTGTCCTTATATCTGCTTCACTGCTTAGCAAACTTCTGCCAACATAAAGATATTCGCATATAATGTGACAGTAATATAAGGTCCTAAATTCAACCACACAGAGCAATGCGATAAGCACAACACACAGTCACACGCCATGTTGGTGACACTACCGTGTTGATAATGCTTCACCACTCAAACAATATCTGGAAAGGAGTGGTGGTACATTAGTCGCTTTCCAATGATAAATGAGGTAGAGGAGTGGTAGAGAGATGACTGATAGTTGTGTCGCATTAAATGGGCCAGAGTCAGTAATTGTAATGGTGTAAACACAGGCAGATGCAAGCAAATGTTGAACGATGACCATGTGAGGGACACTAATGTCCACTGTGCTTAATGCTTCATGTCTAAACATGCAGTTTTCTATGAGCTGCATACCAACAGAGGCAAGCACTTAATAATGACACTTACGTTTTGCTTCACACATTATAGTGTTGCTGTCTTGCAAAAACCTAGTATCTTCAAAATGgttactttacaggagaaagaaagtgTATTTATTGGTCCACTTATTATGACATTTAGACACAATGTACAGGTAAGCTGTCTAATTCAGATTAGGCCAAAAAGTtacaaatatacaatatatacaaaaatagttaataataattattaattctTGTAGTAGCTGGTTCTATTTGTAATATATAAAGTCCTATTCAGACAGACTTACTTGCATGTGGAGGTGAGGTAATGTATTAATTGTCATTAGTAGATTATCCAGATCCTGACATGTTTACCTTCTATATTCATATTAATTCTGTGCAAATTGGCATGCTGGAAAATATTCCATCATATCCTGTGGAAAAATGTGTTTCCAGGTATAGGTGCTGGAGTAGGTGTTTAGTTGTGTGATCTACATGTTGCCACTAATGCATAAATGAAGTGAAACCTGCAACATTTGGCACAAAATCAAGCAGGTCAGTGACAAATGTGGAAAACCTTAATTGTTGTACGACACAACATCCAAATTCTTGAAAATTGTACAAAGAACCTCTGAAAGGATCCGAACGTCCGGCAGTCTCCTACATTTTTCCAAATATAGCTACTAAACTGTCACACAGACTTTTTGGAGGTGATGGCGATGTGACAATCGAGGAGCCAGTCCTTTCTCTGTCACTTATACTTCTTATCCTGTGTGAATCATTCATTGACATTACAGACATTTTGTGATAAAATTACACTGCCCTTGGGTAAATCTAATCCTGTCCAAACAGGTCTTAGGTTTTGCTCTAAAAACAATTTAGCAATTATATATACTGTTCATTTTAAACCTGGAATGCAGAGGAATCATGTGAATCTGTGTGCAAGATATATGTTTGCCTAATACCTTCAACAAACCTTGTACCCTGATGCATGACAGTAAAATAATCTTATTGGGAATCCTTACTCCTAAATAGTGCACATGCCCCATAATATCTAAACATAAAGTATTAACCTAATGGaaatatttgtttaatataaAAACATGGCAAATCCAGTAACATGTCATTGATGCACTCTGTGATGTTTGCACTGGATTAttctggattatttatacatatgtgAATAATATTGGACATGCCCACCATATTGAAACTGAGCCCCTACAACTGAAATGTTTCCCCCTTAAAATCTCCCTCCTTTAATCCATCAGGTTTCCCTTCTTCCCTATCTGTTTTCATCTTTGTATCTTCCTCAGGTGGTGTGGTGGATGAGGTTGTGTGTGCCCAACCCCATGCCATGCGGGAGCGTGACCTGCGGCAGGTTCCCTACGAGCTCTTTCACGCCTGCATGACCACCAGCTATAGCTATCTGTTCGCCAACATCCACCACCTGGACAGCCAGCATCGACTGCTCCGTGGCCACCTCCACCCCAGCCCAGAGGCTCCTCCTTATGGGGGCGAATTTGGACCTCCACCCGAATGCGAGGCCAAACAGAAGCCTCGGCCTGTTAACCTGCGACACGCCATAGCCACCGTGGTCATCACCGGGGTGGTGTGTGGCATTGTGTGTCTGATGATGCTGGCTGCTGCTGTCTATGGGTGCGCCTACGCCGCCATCATGGCCAAGTACCAGCGAGAACTGAAGATGCGAGAAAAGGAGACCGGAGGGGGGACGGATCGGGAAAATGCGGACAgggaagaggagaaggagccTCTGGAGAACGCCATAGCATGAGAAGAAGCAAAAGAGATGCAATAATGCTCACatctttacattacattacgtTACAGAGACAGCTTTGATAACAGATACTGATAAAGCACTATAGGAGTGCTTCAGTGTTTTTCAACCTAATCTATATCTTCTGCATCAGTGTCATACAGTCGATTACTGGgtttgatattctatgtgtaTAGAAAACCACTGCCTCCAGATTTAATAGAAGCCAGTGGCTGAATTCTGCCAGTAAAGGTTTATATGCAACATACATGTAACTCTGTAGAACCCTTTAAAAAGTCTTTATTCAAAATGTTTGTAAATTAATGTATAAAAACTGTACAGAGGGAGGAATTTGTGGTAATACATTTATTGCATATTTACTGTACAGCATTTGACTTAAGCTCTCATGCAGAGCTACTTATCTTTGAATCATGTTGCAGACGTAGGTGAatttagtgttaggagtcttgcccaaggactcttattagtgtagtgtggtgtgctttcCCGACCAGTGAATCAAACCACGGCCTGCCACAGGGAGGTATCAGTGTGGTTGTTTTGGTGGCCTACTAAATACCACACCTCTTGGCAAATGAAATCATCTTAAATGTAGTCAATATATGTAATCTAGtcattataaatacattttaaaataatgtaaaacataTTACACGTTTACTTTGTATTTCTACTtgtattttgtacttttatCAGTTTGTGTGTGAATACGTGTTCCCATATTCAAGTATCGGTTTACCTAGTGCAATTCTTTAATATACTGGCAGATGTACTGTGTCTTGAAACGAGGAAGATCatcatagaaataaaaaaatagtctTAAATATTCTTCAATATGGTGTTATATATCACCAGTATAGTAGTGTTAGTGGGGTGGACACCAAACTGCAAAATACAGACTGCATCCTGACAAGTGAATTCATAAAAAATTCATATAAAATCTAGTAAATGTATATATGATGGGGTTTTTTTGACACctttaaaatgtgtaattttGTGTAATGTTATGTTGTGGAACTGTAGAACAATGAATTACATTGTGTCTTAAAGCAATCAAAATAATCTACTAATGAAATAACGTTTAAAAAAGTATAagaataaaaaactgaaatatgcattatatatttcaaatgataacatttaaaataacatttttattataatcttatatttaattaattacattcttattataattttttattctTACAGTAGACTAGAGTTAAATTTCCAAGGCGGTCAAACACACTACGCTACAACAAAACAaatctttgggcaagactcttgaCACTATGTTGACCTACCTGTGTAACTTAAAGGTAATTCACTCTAAAGTGAATCCTTGTGTTGTCTTGAGGGAAATGACCCACCACAATGTTTAACAACAGAGAAAAAACCCTAAATGATCTTTTTGTTAGCTTGAAATTGAATGACTTCCTAGAGTGATCCTAACTTTCAGAGATGTTTGCCTTTTCATACTTCCATGAAAGCTGTACACCACCACGGTATATATTTTGTCTTTGGGTCATTTTTGACTCCTAGGAATAAGGGCACTATACAAGTTTTGTTTAAGATTATTCAACAACATCTTTGGCTCTCACGTCTGTCTCAAGCTAAGACCTGTAATGACAAAGTGTTCCGACAGCCATAGCTATAAAATGTATTCCTATTTAATGTTTACTGATGGAATTCAGCAAGTGAAGGTTGGCTTTGATTATAAATAAGTTTTGAGTCCTACTCCAAGTCCAGGGGAAAGCGTTGAAATGATCAGGTGTGGTAATTGACCATATGTTACAGATGTAGCAGAGATTAGGTTGAAGTACGCTGGCGTCTGGATAAAGACAAGcaagcacatatacacacactattccacacacacacgcaaatgGCTATGGATGGAACGCATCTGACTCTTGCCAAATCTCTTGCTAAACCTTCTCAGAGGGACAAACTattgcacacacacgcacttacacacacatacacttttctcttttcttcggTCCACTCTTTTCAACTACACTTTTGCAAAAGGGAAGCTGGACAGCTGGAAATCACTCCAAAaggggagaagaagaagagactTGTTCTATAATGCAGTATAGTTGGACAGAACATGACCTCCGGAGACACGATTAGGCCAAAGATAACGTACACAGATAcatatcagtgtgtttttaattgtGTATCAAATGACTCAGAGAATACGCATCTGTTTGTCCAATGCAAGCGCGTTTAACAGCAATATGTACATACTGACCTGTGTCGTGGTTTCATTCGTGTTTAGGGGGGTTTGGTtggttggactgtgtgtttaCCGGCCTATCAGGGTTTGACTGGTCAAGGAGGCAGCTGCTATCGTTCGTATGTCCTAGTtttgcgtgtatgtgtgtgtgtttgtgggtgagAGACCTGCCCCAGGATTATGCTTCAGGTTGATTAAAGTAGAATCCTAATCTAGGTATTTGCATACTGCGTGCATATATTTGCACAGGGGAAAAAAATCTTCCAGCCTACTCATTTTAATTGAGCAAATCGTGGATTTGGGTTCCTGAAAC
It includes:
- the lrtm1 gene encoding leucine-rich repeat and transmembrane domain-containing protein 1, yielding MTGGVVFALSTLLLVQAVSPCPKECSCDSHAKVVDCRGRGLYDIPHKLHPDTQELYLQDNRIRGLGSMAFRETPQLRVLDLANNTITMLSPSALLGLRSLRSLSLANNSIREVDRRFLGSIRNLTQLDLSYNSIGGLPGALADSFHHLTHLSLHNNRLTKLDRSHLEALGNMEVVHLRGNPWKCDCQMIGLKLWLETFTFKGGVVDEVVCAQPHAMRERDLRQVPYELFHACMTTSYSYLFANIHHLDSQHRLLRGHLHPSPEAPPYGGEFGPPPECEAKQKPRPVNLRHAIATVVITGVVCGIVCLMMLAAAVYGCAYAAIMAKYQRELKMREKETGGGTDRENADREEEKEPLENAIA